CCCGCCGGCCCCGCCGCTACCGAACAGTCCCGCGGCCCCGCCGGCGCCGCCGGGCCCGCCGTCGGCGGTCGTTGAGGACGTTCCGGACCCGCCGGCCCCGCCGTTGCCGATCAACCACCCGCCGGGCGTCCCGTTTTGCCCCGTCCCCGGGGCGCCGTTGGTGCCGTTGCCGATCAGCGGGCGCCCGGTCTGCGCCACGAACTGTGCGTTGATCACGTCGATCAGGCTCTGTAAGGGCTGCGCGGCGGCGGACTCGGCCGTTGCGTATGAGCCCGCACCTGCGGTCAAAGTCTGCACAAACTGCTGGTGAAACGCAGCCGCCTGGGTGCTGAGAGCCTGATACCCCTGGCCGTACGCCCCAAACAGCGCCGCTACGGCACCCGACACCTCATCGGCGCCCGCGGCCAGCAGCCCCGTCGTCCGGGCCGCCGCCGCCGCGTTGGCCGCGCTGATCGTCGAACCAAGACTCGTCAAATCCGAAGCCGCCGCCGCGAGGGCCTCCGGCCCGACGATCACGAACGACATCTGGCACCTCCCAATACGACATGACCGATATGTCACACCGAACTGGGAACCGCTCGATCCCCAGCAAGGAATCGGCAGGTCGCAGCTTACCGTGATCCGGGGAGGACATTGCGCGTTTCCGCCAAAGATTGTTCGGCGGCCCGAGACCCCGGCGAGCTCGTGTCGCCCGTTTAGCGGTGGCGCTAAACGCCGGCTGACGGCCCGCACCGAGCGGTGCGTTCGGGTGGTGTCGTCCCGGCTTTGGGTAGTCCCGCATCGGCGAGCTCGTCCTCGGTGGGCAGCCGCACTGAGATCAGGCCGGCGTAAGTATGCGGTTCGAGTTCGACCCGGTTGACGGTGACATGCACTGGCACCCACGCGGTGCCGTTGCCGGGTAGCCGCAGTACCCGGCTCGTTGCACCGGTGGCGAATTCCCTTGTCATGGCTGCCATTACGTGCTCATCGTCGGGATGCACCCGCGGCCGGCCGGGCTCGTTGACCCGCCAGTCGTAGAAGGGGCAGGGTTCGTCGAGCCACTTCAGCAGGGTCCAGTTGTTGAGGTCGACCAGAGCCCGGTGGACGCCGGCCTGCGCCAGACCGTTGAGGATCCGCTGCGCCAGGTCGTCGACGGCTACCGCCGGGCCCTTGAGCTCGGCACGCCAGTTCATCGCGCGGGCGACCAGGTGGTCGCGGCCGTCTGGTGCCGACTCCAGCGCGCTGCGCGCGGTAAACCCTATTCGGATGGGGATGCCCTGCCAGTCGGTGAGATCCCAAGTGCTGCACAGTGTTTGGCCAGGTTCGGGCTTGACGGCCCAGGCGAGCACCTTGGTTTCGTTCGGATTGAGTTCGCGCGACGGCAGATCTTCCGCGAAGGCCCTGCCGTATGTGACCTCGACCTCGGGATTCTTGCCGCTGTTGGCCAGGGACTCCGGGGTGTCGGTGGCCACACCGAGGGTCAGATCCCACTTGAGCGGGCCGGGGGTCGGCCGTTCGGGCGGCTCCGCGTCGGCGGGGCCGGTCCACACGTGCACACCATGGATCCGGCCGTCGGACATCACCACCGGCTCGGTGCGGATCACCCGATCTCGCTTGGGGGTGATGCTGGTCAGACTCTGACCGGTTTGCAGCGACTCGGTGATCGCCGTTTGGACCGCGGCGAGGTAGGGACTGCGGCGCAGGAAGGTGGTGATCGGGACGAGGTTCTTGAGCTGACGGCCCTGCGCTACCACGGCGGGTTCGTCTCCGAGTGTCTCCACGAGCAGCCAGTCGTGGCCCATACCGGCAGTCTACTGATCTGGAGCCCAGGGCGCCGAAGCTGGGCGTGGTTATCGGGAATCCTGTTGTGGGGAAGGCGAATCCGGATCTCACCGCCGTCGCCGCCCGCGCCCGTCACACCGTTACCGGTGCACAATCGTGGGTTCAGGCGCCAACCCATCTCGGATTCGGTAAGCCGGTCGGCGACACCTGCGCGTCGATGGCGTCGGTGTCTGCGGGCCGCGGCTGCCATGCCCTGGTGATTTGCGCACCCTGTTGGATCCGGGTAGCTTTCAGCTTCGCCCGTATTGTCGGGCGTGCGCGCGGCTTCATTGCGGAACCGCTCGCTGTGCTTCGTGATGGCACGTCGGCATTTCTTCAGCGG
This is a stretch of genomic DNA from Mycobacterium lacus. It encodes these proteins:
- a CDS encoding PAS domain-containing protein gives rise to the protein MGHDWLLVETLGDEPAVVAQGRQLKNLVPITTFLRRSPYLAAVQTAITESLQTGQSLTSITPKRDRVIRTEPVVMSDGRIHGVHVWTGPADAEPPERPTPGPLKWDLTLGVATDTPESLANSGKNPEVEVTYGRAFAEDLPSRELNPNETKVLAWAVKPEPGQTLCSTWDLTDWQGIPIRIGFTARSALESAPDGRDHLVARAMNWRAELKGPAVAVDDLAQRILNGLAQAGVHRALVDLNNWTLLKWLDEPCPFYDWRVNEPGRPRVHPDDEHVMAAMTREFATGATSRVLRLPGNGTAWVPVHVTVNRVELEPHTYAGLISVRLPTEDELADAGLPKAGTTPPERTARCGPSAGV